A DNA window from Theobroma cacao cultivar B97-61/B2 chromosome 5, Criollo_cocoa_genome_V2, whole genome shotgun sequence contains the following coding sequences:
- the LOC18597552 gene encoding dehydrodolichyl diphosphate synthase 2, with amino-acid sequence MHFSLQFSLPPVITALSPRSKSFSHQPHHHRIKKLTSHVPKSPLCSTTECALIHQCKEEEEEAFDGRVEDQTLPLGLRPEALPRHVAVIMDGNRRWARLRDLPVGSGYEAGVRSLRKIVELCCEWGIKVLSVFAFSSDNWFRPKVEVEFLMSLFERGMQEDTGIFLRENIRISVIGDLARLPEALQELIINLEEATKNNARFQLIVAVSYSGHYDVVQACQRLALKAKCGLIEPSDINESLIEQELETKCTEFPYPDLLIRTSGEFRVSNFMLWQLAYAELFFAQSLWPDFGEAEFLKALLAFQKRQRRYGG; translated from the exons ATGCACTTCTCTCTGCAATTCTCTCTCCCTCCGGTCATCACCGCACTCTCCCCTCGGTCAAAATCCTTCTCGCACCAGCCACACCACCACAGGATCAAGAAGCTGACCTCGCACGTGCCGAAATCCCCACTCTGCTCCACCACGGAATGCGCACTGATCCACCAGtgcaaagaagaagaagaagaagcctTTGATGGAAGAGTCGAAGACCAAACGCTGCCGTTGGGACTACGGCCAGAGGCATTGCCGAGACACGTGGCGGTGATCATGGATGGAAACCGGAGGTGGGCCCGGTTGAGAGACTTGCCCGTGGGGTCCGGTTATGAGGCCGGCGTACGGTCCTTGAGAAAGATTGTGGAGCTCTGTTGCGAATGGGGAATAAAAGTTCTCAGTGTTTTTGCTTTCTCTAGTGATAATTGGTTTCGTCCCAAA GTGGAAGTGGAATTTTTGATGAGTTTGTTTGAGAGGGGAATGCAGGAGGATACGGGAATTTTCTTGAG GGAAAACATCCGAATATCTGTTATTGGAGATTTAGCTAGGCTCCCTGAGGCCCTTCAAGAATTGATAATCAACTTGGAGGAAGCCACTAAGAACAACGCACGTTTTCAACTAATTGTAGCTGTCAGTTATAGTGGACACTATGATGTTGTTCAAGCTTGCCAAAGGCTTGCACTGAAGGCAAAGTGTGGTCTTATTGAGCCCAGTGACATCAACGAGTCTTTAATTGAACAGGAACTAGAAACAAAGTGCACTGAGTTCCCCTATCCTGACCTACTCATACGGACCAGCGGTGAGTTTAGAGTTAGCAATTTCATGTTATGGCAGTTGGCGTATGCTGAACTATTCTTTGCACAATCACTGTGGCCTGATTTTGGAGAAGCTGAGTTTTTAAAGGCATTGCTAGCCTTTCAGAAAAGGCAGAGACGTTATGGTGGATGA